One region of Thunnus albacares chromosome 20, fThuAlb1.1, whole genome shotgun sequence genomic DNA includes:
- the ppm1bb gene encoding protein phosphatase 1bb isoform X2, with translation MGAFLDKPKTEKHSAHGEGNGLRYGLSSMQGWRVEMEDAHTAVVGLPHGLTDWSFFAVYDGHAGSRVANYCSGHLLEHILSGGADFSSGSGSVEGVKDGIRSGFLNIDEYMRSFSDLRQGLDRSGSTAVCVLLSPTHLYFINCGDSRAVLSRDSKVGFSTQDHKPCNPREKERIQNAGGSVMIQRVNGSLAVSRALGDYDYKCVDGKGPTEQLVSPEPEVCVLERAAEGDEFVVLACDGIWDVMSNEELCEFVRSRLLVCDDLEKVCNSVVDTCLHKGSRDNMSVVLVCLPGAPKISEEAVKKEEELDKYLETRVEELLGNCGEAGVPDLVSVLRSIATENIPNLPPGGGLASKRSVIEAVYNKLNPHREEEGNAGELEDPW, from the exons ATGGGTGCATTCCTGGACAAGCCGAAGACGGAGAAGCATAGTGCCCACGGTGAGGGCAATGGGCTGCGCTATGGCCTGAGCTCCATGCAGGGCTGGCGGGTGGAGATGGAGGACGCCCACACAGCTGTGGTGGGCCTCCCCCACGGACTCACCGACTGGTCCTTCTTTGCTGTTTATGATGGCCACGCAGGCTCCCGGGTTGCCAACTACTGCTCCGGCCACCTGCTGGAACACATCTTGTCAGGAGGGGCCGACTTTAGTTCAGGATCCGGCTCCGTGGAGGGCGTGAAGGACGGCATCCGCTCGGGCTTCCTGAACATTGACGAGTACATGCGCAGCTTCTCTGACCTGCGGCAGGGCCTGGACCGCAGTGGATCCACAGCTGTGTGCGTGTTGCTCAGCCCGACCCACCTCTACTTCATTAACTGCGGCGACTCGCGGGCCGTGCTGAGTCGAGACAGCAAGGTGGGCTTCTCCACCCAGGACCACAAGCCCTGCAACCCCCGCGAAAAGGAGCGCATCCAGAACGCTGGCGGCTCAGTCATGATCCAGAGGGTAAACGGCTCCCTGGCTGTGTCCCGGGCCCTGGGGGACTACGACTACAAATGTGTGGATGGTAAGGGCCCCACGGAGCAGCTGGTGAGCCCTGAGCCTGAGGTGTGCGTGCTGGAACGGGCGGCCGAAGGAGACGAGTTTGTGGTGCTGGCATGTGACGGAATCTGGGACGTCATGTCCAACGAGGAGCTGTGCGAGTTTGTCCGCTCACGACTCCTGGTGTGTGATGACCTGGAGAAGGTCTGTAACTCAGTGGTGGACACCTGCCTGCATAAG GGGAGCAGAGACAATATGAGCGTGGTGTTGGTGTGTTTACCCGGAGCCCCCAAGATCTCAGAGGAGGCTgtgaagaaagaagaggaattGGATAAATACCTGGAGACCCGTGTTGAGG AGCTGCTGGGGAACTGTGGGGAGGCGGGAGTCCCTGACCTGGTGTCTGTCCTGAGGAGCATTGCCACAGAGAACATCCCCAACCTTCCACCCGGCGGAGGCCTGGCCAGCAA acgGAGCGTGATCGAGGCGGTGTACAACAAGCTGAACCCTcacagagaagaggaaggg